Genomic window (Fibrobacter sp.):
ATTTGAAAATGTCTCCTATGATAACCGCTTCATGCGTATGTTTAAGTGGGAAGGAGCCAAAGAAGAATTTGTCGAGTATTCGGCTTATGCACAGGAAAAATTCGGATTTATCCCTGGACAGACCATCTGGATAAAAACATTGAGAAAAAGACCGCTTCATTTCGGTTCCGGGACTACTGTTTCCTTAAAGGAACCTTTCAAAATAGAACTTGCTCCCGGAGAATGGACTGATATCAGTCTGCCGTTTGCCTTTCCGATACGGCTGGCAGATATTTTAGAGAACAGTATCGGATCGGAAGAAATGCAGTTCTATTCATGGGTAAAGGATAGCTTAACCCGCAGATTCCGTTCTGAGGGGCTTTTTGTGCCCGGTATTGAAGAGATGCAGGACCCCAATGTTGTCCTGGATCTCAGTGCAGTCAATGCCTTTACTGTTTACAATTCCGGTGACAGTAAAGCGGAATTAAAGATTCCACCCGTTCCGGCTTCAATGTCTCCTCAGAGACCCCTGGGGAAGAAAAAACAAAACGGATGGAGTGTTAAGGCTGTTTTTAAGGCAGAGAGCGGTACACCGCTTTCCCGTGTTTTCTTCGGGTACAATCCTTCCGGTTCTGCAAGATGGTATCCGGTTCCACCTTCACTTTCCGAGCAGAGGGTTGTGCTTTATAACCGAAAAGAAAACAAGCGATATGGCCATTTTATCGACAATCAGTATAAGGGTGATTTAACACAGGAACTGGCTTTTGAAAACAGGAGCTCCAGGCCTGTTTCGATCTCATATCAGCTTCAGGAATCAGGTGATCTCCCTGACAATACAAGTGTTCTGCTGCTAGATCAACCCAGTGGAAAATGGCAGAAAAGCGGCACTGTCACTGTGGCAGCGAAAAGTGTGGAGTACAGATTGATTGTGGCAGCCGAAGAATCTTACAGAGAAGAATTAGGAAAGGATCTCCTTTCATTTAGGTATTCCATCAAATCGCTTTCTCCGAATCCTTTCAGATCACAGTTAAACATCCGATATACGGTACCTCTTTATTCAAATCACAGGTTGGTTTTCTCAATATTTGACCCGACAGGGAAGCTGGTCTGGAAAAAAGAGGCAGGGAAGGACCTTTCCTGTGGGGAGCATTTCATTTCCTGGAATGGCCTTGATTTACGGAATAAAAGGGTGAAATCGGGCATTTATTTTGTGACTTTTTCGGTACTGGATTCCCGCGGCAGGCCTCATAAGAGGTTTACTTCAAAGATTACTTATCTGCCCTGATTAATTTTGTTCCTCTGAAATGTTTGTTTTAAGGACCGGCACTGGTATTGGTAATCCGGTATCGTGCAAACCAGGAATGATCCGTCTTCAGGCCGATTCTTCGGGCAGAGCATGGAAGTAAGTACTATTTTGTATCAGAATCCAGAACTGATGGAAAAACCGAAGGGACAGATATGTCTTTTGAAAAGCTGATACCGGAAAAGATCTTTGAAGCTGTTGAAGATGCTCTTGGAATAAAGTTGACATCATGTATTTCTACTTTCCCTAGTTACATTAACCGTGTTTATGAACTGGTTGCTGCAGATGGGAAAAGGCTGGTAGTAAAATTCTACCGCCCGGATCGATGGAGCAGGGAAGCAATATTGGATGAGCACAGGTTTGTTCTTGATTGCCAGGAAGCGGAAATTCCGGTTGTTGCACCTGTTACATTGAGAAACGGGGAGACGTTGGGAGAGTTTGATGGTATCTATATGGCGGTTTTTCCCAAACGTTCCGGCCGTCAATTAGAGATAAATGATGACTCAGACTGGTACAGGCTTGGCTCACTTGTAGGCAGGATGCATCTAGCAGGGGAGAAGCGGATTGCGGCGGCAAGAATAACAATCGATCCTTCTATCTCAACTGCTCATGATGTTGAATATCTTTGCGGAAGTGTAATTCCTGAGCGTTTCCGTAACCAGTACAGGGAAACCGGGACACGTCTCATTGAACTCAGCGCTCCTCTTTTTGAACATATCAGAAAGATAAGGATTCATGGCGACTGTCACAGAGGCAATATTATGGACAGGCTCGATGAGGGATTTCTTCTCATCGATTTTGACGATATGGCAATGGGGCCTCCTGTGCAGGACATGTGGCTTCTTCTTCCTGACCGGCCTGATGCATGCCCGCGTGAGATCGAGCTCTTTCTCAATGGATATGAGCGGTTTCGTTCCTTTGACAGGACATCTCTCCGCTGTATCGAACCATTAAGGGCAATGCGCATGATTTATTTCCTGGCATGGTGCAGCCGTCAAACCCATGATTTCCAGTTCCGCCGTAATTTTCCTGACTGGGGAACAGACTCCTTCTGGAGGAAAGAGATCAACGATCTTCGGGAGCAGATGGGCTTTGTAGAGGAATCAGTCTGATTGGAATATATCAGACCTTTTTTAACCATCGCTTGTTTTTTTTTGCAAATAATAGAGATGGAAGAGACCATCTCTTGTTCAGGTCTCAGTTCAAGACAATTTTCCGGTATATATTATCTTCCCCTGATGACAGTCTGACAACGACCGTTCTTATTTGTTCAGACAAGCCCTTTGATGGGTGCCAGATAACCCGATGTGTTCCGGCACCGGAAAAGGATTGCCGGCTGCTGAAAACCTGACGGCCGGAAAGATCGAAGACTGACAGTTTGAAACTTTCTTTTCGGGAAAGGTTAATTGTAAAAATGATTTCGTCTCCGTTCCTGCGGGTGAATTTCAGATCGGGCATAATCTTTTCTGTTAATTGACTTCTCACGGGAGATTTGACTGCTGTGGAACCGGATCCGCAGTGTTCATCGGGAATAAGAACAGAAGGGAGTATTTCCGGGCCAATGGGCGCTCTCCAGGTGTTATTTACGGTTACAACACCCGGACAACAGGGACAGTTGTAGTAGTCATTCTGAACGCCGTTTTTGTTTTTCCAGTTTATCTGGTTACTCTCCACTCTGATTGATGGGCCATTGCAGGAGAAACCGGCATCAATCTCTCCCTGGAGTCCTGCGTATAATCCAACATTTGTAAAGCTTTGCTGCTTTCCGTAGATTTTATTATTCCTGATGGTGATATTGTAACCTGCCGGACATCCGATCCCGTACTGACCAACATCCACCAGAATATTATCCTCCACCCTTATATCATGTCCGCCATCATCACCTACCATTATTCCGCCACCGGATTTGCTCGGTCCTCCACCTCTGAGCTTATTACCAATAATCTGAATCGGGTCTGATGATGTTCCGGAGGAGCCGTACATGTTGATTAAATCTTCCGGATTTCCGGTGCCGAATTCGTGGTCAAGGATATTGTAATTTACTCTGTTGCCTGCTCCACTGCATTTGTTAAACTGTACTATCTGGCCTCTGGGGGAAGCCCCGGCAATATTTCTGAACTCATTACACTGGATATCTATTCCTCCACTGCAGCTTATGGCATAAATTCCGGTGCGAAATGATTCAAAGTAGCAGTTTTTTACGGTAATGTTGCTGCAGTTATGCATCTGAATGCCTATTATTCCGGAATTGAGAATAAAGCGGCAATCGGATATGGTAATGTCTTTACAGTTCTTGAGTAGTATCGAGACCCCGTCTGACCCAGTAGTAAATTGCTTGCCGGAAATGGTGATACCGGTTTTGTTGTCATGGGAAATGGGTGATGAGGGGGAGTATGCCTGACTGAAAGTGACAGCAGATCCAATTATGAGTAGAAAGGAAAAAACGAATATTATCTGTTTATTTCTCAGCACCTCAAACACAAATCTCTCCTCATTTTGAAAACTTAACCCGGTTGCATGTAGATATTATAATTAAAACAGATTAAAATGCTGAAGAATATGTCATCAGGAAAAATAAAATAGCCTTAAAAAGAAAAGATATTATGATAAATTGGATAAAAAGGTAATAAAAAAATGTCACCGATAGACAGAGAAAGGATGACAGGATACCAGATGAAGGAGTTCCAACATTTGAGCTGTTGAATCGAATAGTTGTAAAGAGTTTTCGACGAGATGTATAATTGGACTGGCGGAAGATCGGGCAGCCGCTGCAGGAAGATTTCTGCAGAGGAAAGTCCGGGCACCACAGGACAGGAAACCCCGTGATGAGCGGGGGACCCGTAAGGGTATGGAAAGTGCCACAGAGAAAAGACCGCTCCTGTGCTCTTCGGAGTGCCGGTGTGAGATGTGAAAAGGCGGGGTAAGAGCCCACCGTCCCTTCTCTAAAGGGAGCTGGTAAACCCTTTCCGGTGCAAGGCCAAGTATAGGGGGATCCTGTTTACAGGACGAAGTGGTCCGCTTCGATTCTCCCAGGGTAGGCTGCTAAATGCTTCGTGAAAACGGGGCCAGATAAATGGCTGCCTCTTCTGTAATAACAGAAAAGACAGAACCCGGCTTACAGGTCTTCCGCCATTTTTTATACTTCTCACCCAAATAGCGGAATCCTAAAAATACAGGTCCAGA
Coding sequences:
- a CDS encoding serine/threonine protein kinase: MSFEKLIPEKIFEAVEDALGIKLTSCISTFPSYINRVYELVAADGKRLVVKFYRPDRWSREAILDEHRFVLDCQEAEIPVVAPVTLRNGETLGEFDGIYMAVFPKRSGRQLEINDDSDWYRLGSLVGRMHLAGEKRIAAARITIDPSISTAHDVEYLCGSVIPERFRNQYRETGTRLIELSAPLFEHIRKIRIHGDCHRGNIMDRLDEGFLLIDFDDMAMGPPVQDMWLLLPDRPDACPREIELFLNGYERFRSFDRTSLRCIEPLRAMRMIYFLAWCSRQTHDFQFRRNFPDWGTDSFWRKEINDLREQMGFVEESV